The proteins below come from a single Elgaria multicarinata webbii isolate HBS135686 ecotype San Diego chromosome 11, rElgMul1.1.pri, whole genome shotgun sequence genomic window:
- the LOC134406037 gene encoding serine protease 33-like, whose amino-acid sequence MKSPLCPFFCLFMLPMIQGDMENSTQIVCGQVLARNRIVGGEDSSPGAWPWQVSLQYNKKHACGGTLINAEWVLTAAHCFPRKAVLSGYRANLGNYQLSNPDPNALLLRLSQVIVHKDYAGDGTSGDIALAKLEHPVRFTQSILPACLPGAEIHFRGGSLCWVTGWGAPHYGASLGGLRTLQQIQLPLIDTLPCDAMYHIGTTINPNRREIQDDMFCAGYATGQKDACLGDSGGPLVCQESGSWFVAGIVSWGDLCALPNRPGVYTRVGFYQDWIKAHLPGAQFGLMNVTYFQGTPSASASCLVLKDFNFLLLLMASCFIWTLLS is encoded by the exons ATGAAAAGCCCTCTCTGCCCCTTCTTTTGCCTCTTCATGCTTCCCATGATACAGG GAGATATGGAAAACAGCACTCAGATAG TGTGTGGCCAAGTGTTGGCCCGAAACCGTATTGTGGGGGGAGAGGATTCCTCCCCCGGTGCCTGGCCGTGGCAAGTCAGCCTCCAGTACAACAAGAAACACGCCTGTGGTGGGACCCTTATCAATGCTGAATGGGTGCTGACGGCAGCCCATTGTTTCCCTAG GAAGGCAGTGCTCTCTGGCTACCGAGCAAACTTGGGGAACTACCAGCTCTCAAACCCAGATCCGAATGCTTTGTTGCTGAGACTCTCCCAGGTGATTGTGCACAAGGACTATGCTGGAGATGGGACCAGTGGGGATATAGCTCTGGCCAAATTGGAACATCCGGTCCGCTTCACCCAAAGCATCCTCCCGGCCTGTCTCCCAGGTGCTGAGATCCATTTCCGAGGTGGCTCCTTATGCTGGGTGACAGGATGGGGAGCCCCACACTACGGAG CTTCCCTCGGGGGTCTGAGGACACTGCAACAGATCCAGCTGCCCTTGATAGACACCCTGCCCTGTGATGCCATGTACCACATCGGCACGACTATCAATCCCAACAGGCGAGAGATCCAGGATGACATGTTCTGTGCCGGCTATGCTACGGGACAGAAGGACGCGTGTTTG GGTGACTCTGGAGGTCCTTTGGTCTGCCAAGAGTCTGGTTCCTGGTTTGTGGCAGGCATCGTGAGTTGGGGTGATTTGTGTGCCCTCCCCAACCGCCCAGGTGTCTACACCCGCGTTGGCTTCTACCAGGACTGGATAAAGGCTCATCTCCCTGGTGCCCAGTTTGGCCTTATGAATGTCACCTACTTCCAAGGTACTCCGTCTGCATCTGCCTCCTGCCTAGTCCTCAAAGATTTCAACTTCCTGCTTCTGCTCATGGCCTCCTGTTTCATCTGGACTCTTCTGTCATAG